From Podospora bellae-mahoneyi strain CBS 112042 chromosome 3, whole genome shotgun sequence, the proteins below share one genomic window:
- a CDS encoding hypothetical protein (BUSCO:EOG092640WA; EggNog:ENOG503P21M; COG:S): MSSSSSSRKSRPKRNTSVGSSSSSSSNEHPTAPLLHPSSAPTRARSKSPLPPPPTQQPLHITIRFSTSLPDLELDIPSPSTTTVITLKHLIRQHLTPTTGATSNLRFIHNGRILPDTSPLSTVFKSLPPPPPSQNLPDPKGKRKDAPVPERRVFINCSIGHVLSPEDLETESKAATAPAAAAAPTPAVPEDRGGNRTGREPRGFDRLAGSLTREEIVNLRLTFRGWHAARYTPDDMPSAERMLELEDAWLDDGGGFTGQDAGEGGARQEEEGEGWAGNVDLLVKGMAIGFVFPMGVVGWLLREEGLWSKRMGVFVSLGVLLGVVVGFVREFPGH, from the coding sequence atgagcagcagcagcagcagcagaaaaTCCCGTCCCAAACGCAACACAAGCGTCggttcctcgtcatcctcctccagcaacgAACACCCAACCGCCCCATTactccatccatcatcagctCCCACCCGGGCAAGATCCAAATCCccattaccaccaccccccacccaacaaccactccacatcaccatccgcttcagcacctccctccccgacctcgAACTCgacatcccctccccctccaccaccaccgtcatcaccctcaaACACCTAATCCGTCAAcacctcacccccaccaccggcgcaacctccaacctccgCTTCATCCACAACGGCCGCATCCTCCCCGACACCTCCCCCTTGTCAACAGTGTTCAagtccctccccccacccccgccatcccaaaacctccccgacccaaagggaaaaagaaaagatgcaCCAGTACCAGAACGACGCGTCTTCATCAACTGCTCCATCGGTCATGTCCTCTCCCCCGAGGATTTAGAGACCGAGTCAAAAGCTGCCACCGCTCCCGCTGCAGCAgcggcaccaacaccagctgTACCCGAGGATAGAGGCGGTAACAGGACAGGGAGGGAACCGAGGGGGTTTGATAGGTTGGCGGGGAGTctgacgagggaggagattgtcaACTTGAGGCTGACGTTTAGGGGGTGGCATGCGGCCAGGTATACCCCGGATGATATGCCTTCTGCAGAGAGGATGTTGGAACTGGAAGATGCGTggcttgatgatgggggtggcTTCACAGGGCAGgatgctggggaggggggcgcaaggcaagaagaggagggggaggggtgggcaGGGAATGTGGATTTGCTGGTGAAGGGGATGGCGATTGGGTTTGTTTTTCcgatgggggttgtggggtggttgttgagggaggagggattgtggtcgaagaggatgggggtgtttgtgagtttgggggtgctgttgggggtggtggtggggtttgtgagggagTTTCCTGGTCACTAG
- a CDS encoding hypothetical protein (EggNog:ENOG503PX9B; COG:S) has translation MRLAMASSSNRPASMRIPMAGGRAMPGSSMRGRRRALSASCAESSLPPLSASHLEAHEFHYTLAPEDQEVDLHLDADILPPPPPRRLRSTEPHRSLIQTPGWSNRSFLNPDLVGLSPHLVTGFGFRLNEPRARNATIYLAAEPDSPLAATMNAPRDEHLEALASLNRAARLGAQSAQLQHSRSIILGPAEEFFDSASAQAGRLYGQAFLNQGEVTYLPSRRLEDWLEGVSLSESPFGPQRVALPEVSSSNGGQAGSLATVMEDDEVKMGESTTENRQTGTKRQGADLEAGPSKRVKIAAPFRRALSRVSGGAVTRSSVDDHGSTMARAGTAMSRHVGESGRSTPFSMMSRVFVPAPVITTRNFKICVLGHPETGKTTFLNRLLMGRYIPGAPSTSTEIRTISTMSTGDATGRTLAQVELWDFPGMIAGRHDTQLRSTFFNAAIICYDLEDSRNLDGLSTKPMLAASLHGDVPLIVIGLKVDRRPTFPNLGLRFLVPPEPATDIQGETAAAAINAAGFAECSALTSENCQETWQSIVDYLVDIQEKHEKAIEEARAGKGKEKVLEKAKKVWRGFKKEMDVKLKK, from the exons ATGCGACTAGCCATGGCCTCTTCCTCGAACAGACCAGCCAGCATGCGGATCCCGATGGCAGGTGGCCGCGCCATGCCGGGGAGCTCGATGCGAGGACGCCGGAGGGCACTGAGCGCGAGTTGCGCCGAGAGCAGCCTGCCTCCCCTCTCAGCGTCGCACCTTGAGGCCCATGAATTTCACTACACGCTCGCCCCAGAGGATCAAGAGGTCGACCTTCATCTTGACGCTGATATTctgcctccgcctccaccaagACGTCTTCGATCAACTGAACCTCATCGATCTCTTATCCAGACTCCAGGTTGGTCAAACCGTTCTTTCCTCAATCCAGATCTTGTGGGATTGTCGCCACACCTCGTCACAGGCTTTGGCTTTCGACTCAACGAACCCAGAGCTCGAAACGCCACTATTTACCTCGCTGCTGAACCCGATTCCCCTTTAGCAGCAACAATGAACGCCCCCAGAGACGAGCACCTGGAGGCGCTGGCTAGCCTCAACCGGGCTGCCAGACTAGGCGCGCAGTCTGCGCAGTTGCAGCACTCGCGCTCGATAATTCTCGGGCCGGCAGAGGAGTTTTTCGACTCCGCCTCTGCCCAAGCCGGCCGCCTCTACGGCCAGGCTTTCTTAAACCAAGGTGAGGTGACCTACCTCCCAAGTCGTCGCCTCGAGGACTggctggagggggtttcGCTTTCCGAGAGCCCATTTGGGCCGCAGAGAGTCGCTCTGCCCGAAGTCAGCTCCTCCAATGGAGGCCAAGCTGGAAGCTTGGCGACCGTgatggaggatgacgaggttAAGATGGGGGAGTCGACCACGGAGAACCGGCAGACTGGGACTAAGCGACAGGGAGCT GATCTTGAGGCTGGCCCCAGCAAGCGAGTCAAGATCGCCGCACCGTTCAGGCGCGCTCTTTCCCGCGTGAGCGGGGGAGCGGTGACTCGGTCGTCCGTGGACGACCACGGTTCAACCATGGCCCGCGCTGGAACGGCCATGTCGCGGCACGTTGGTGAGAGCGGGAGAAGTACCCCGTTCAGCATGATGTCCCGGGTCTTTGTGCCTGCTCCGGTCATCACCACTCGCAACTTCAAGATTTGCGTTTTGGGACACCCGGAGACGGGCAAGACCACGTTCCTCAA CCGTCTTTTGATGGGGAGATATATTCCCGGCGCCCCCTCGACATCGACAGAGATCCGCACCATCAGCACCATGAGCACTGGCGATGCTACCGGTCGGACCCTTGCCCAGGTCGAGTTGTGGGACTTTCCTGGCATGATTGCTGGCCGTCATGACACCCAACTTCGGTCAACCTTCTTCAATGCGGCCATCATCTGCTATGATCTCGAGGATTCCCGGAACCTGGATGGCCTCAGCACG AAGCCTATGCTGGCTGCCTCTCTCCACGGTGATGTGCCGTTGATTGTCATTGGCCTCAAGGTCGATCGTCGTCCTACGTTTCCCAACTTGGGTTTGAGGTTCCTTGTTCCCCCTGAGCCCGCCACTGATATCCAGGGTGAgactgccgccgccgccatcaacgCGGCTGGCTTCGCCGAGTGCTCTGCCTTGACTAGCGAGAACTGTCAGGAAACTTGGCAATCCATCGTCGACTATTTGGTCGATATTCAGGAGAAGCATGAGAAGGCTATTGAGGAGGCCCGTGctggaaaaggaaaggagaaggtgttggagaaggccaagaaggtctGGCGTGGATTTaagaaggagatggatgtgAAGTTGAAGAAGTGA